The following proteins come from a genomic window of Doryrhamphus excisus isolate RoL2022-K1 chromosome 12, RoL_Dexc_1.0, whole genome shotgun sequence:
- the zdhhc13 gene encoding putative palmitoyltransferase ZDHHC13 isoform X3: MHGNCHHGHSAHSHSHGPRAAAFGGMGLPIMPTSHGQVCKNIDEALDLSLQPKKRTHLDDSSSWDIVQATQFGILDRCKELVEAGYDVRQPDKENVSLLHWAAINNRLELVKYFVSKGAIVDQLGGDLNATPLHWAIRQGHLPMVIQLIRYGADPSIADGEGYRALHLAILFQHMAIAAYLMAKGEEVDGPDCNGQTPLMLAAQKIIGPEPTNFLIKNNASVSAVDKVNRNTPLHCAVLAGNVDAAYVLLEAGASLDQENVNGHTPLDLAHQVHSPLLIHVLNQVQQERIRSSSRCSRIVSKYKVFLQFLLCTVMFGCVAAILDMNSDSWLLKAILLGCLIGAMSLAIRFASIFVTTVYHLKLQPLILPATTLMASIFWMFITWCLWFLPDGHSATVQILFTLNSTALLYYYLRACRADPGFVKATEEEKKMNVLLLAEAGCLDPSIFCTSCMMKKPVRASHCLRCDACVAKQDHHSVWTNTCIGARNHVYFVLFLLSLMLMGLWMFYGCLTYWSTHCKLHYDEQGLVGVAFAVVDCSPWLLCVFVLALYHTCWSSIILLLQLYQIAFLGLTTAERMNLLMHARMQRQSISLSQNPYNLGVFRNVVSFFQLRCCGFIKPAVIDWTQQYPPGRDQRLFRHTDMV; the protein is encoded by the exons ATGCATGGCAACTGCCACCATGGACATTCAGCTCATTCACACAGTCACGGTCCCAGAGCTGCAGCGTTCGGTGGAATGGGGCTCCCGATTATGCCCACTTCTCATGGACAGGTTTGTAAAAACATAGATGAGGCGCTAGACCTCAGTCTCCAGCCGAAGAAACGAACACATCTGGATGACAGCAGCAGCTGGGACATCGTACAGGCAACACA GTTTGGTATCTTGGATCGTTGTAAAGAGCTGGTGGAAGCAGGATATGATGTCCGGCAGCCAGACAAGGAGAATGTGTCGCTGTTACACTGGGCGGCTATCAATAATCGTTTGGAGCTGGTCAA GTATTTTGTTTCCAAAGGGGCAATAGTTGACCAGCTCGGAGGAGATCTGAACGCTACACCTCTTCATTGGGCCATAAG ACAGGGCCACCTCCCCATGGTCATTCAGCTGATAAGGTATGGAGCAGATCCCTCCATCGCAGATGGAGAAGGTTATCGTGCTCTTCACCTTGCCATCCTCTTCCAGCACATGGCCATTGCAGCATATCTTATGGCCAAGGGAGAG GAAGTAGATGGACCCGACTGCAATGGACAGACACCTCTGATGTTAGCAGCCCAGAAAATAATTGG GCCAGAGCCCACTAACTTCTTAATCAAAAACAACGCTTCTGTTAGCGCTGTGGACAAAGTGAACCGGAACACTCCCCTCCACTGTGCTGTTCTGGCGGGAAACGTCGACGCTGCGTACGTCCTACTCGAGGCCGGAGCCAGCTTGGACCAAGAAAACGTTAAT GGTCACACACCACTGGACCTAGCACACCAGGTTCACAGTCCCCTGCTCATCCATGTGCTCAACCAAGTCCAACAGGAAAGGATTCGCTCCAGCTCACGCTGCTCACGAATTGTCAGCAAATACAAA GTATTTTTACAGTTCTTGCTCTGCACTGTCATGTTTGGCTgtgtcgccgccatattggatatGAATTCAGATTCTTGGTTACTCAAAGCGATCCTGCTAGGATGCTTAATTGGTGCGATGAGTTTGGCCATCAGGTTCGCATCCATTTTTGTCACGACTGTTTACCATTTGAAGTTGCAGCCG TTAATTCTACCAGCTACAACTCTCATGGCCTCTATTTTCTGGATGTTCATCACCTGGTGCCTCTGGTTCCTGCCAGAT GGACACAGTGCCACAGTTCAGATTCTTTTCACTCTCAACTCCACTGCTTTGCTCTACTACTACCTTCGTGCCTGCAGGGCCGACCCTGGCTTTGTCAAAGCAActgaggaggagaaaaaaatg AATGTGTTGTTGCTGGCCGAGGCTGGCTGTCTGGACCCCAGTATATTCTGTACTTCCTGCATG ATGAAGAAACCAGTGAGAGCGAGCCACTGCCTTCGATGCGATGCCTGCGTAGCAAAGCAGGACCACCACTCGGTCTGGACCAACACCTGCATTG gTGCAAGGAACCACGTCTACTTTGTCCTGTTTCTGCTCTCTCTCATGCTGATGGGGTTGTGGATGTTCTATGGTTGTCTTACAT ACTGGTCAACACATTGCAAGCTGCACTACGATGAGCAGGggctggtgggcgtggccttTGCCGTTGTGGACTGTTCTCCCTGGTTGCTGTGTGTCTTCGTGCTGGCCTTATATCACACCTGCTGGTCCAGCATCATACTGCTACTACAACTCTACCAG ATTGCCTTCCTGGGACTGACCACAGCTGAGAGGATGAACCTGTTGATGCATGCAAGAATGCAAAGACAAAGTATATCCTTGTCACAAAATCCATACAA TTTGGGCGTCTTTAGGAACGTGGTGTCCTTCTTCCAGCTGCGATGCTGCGGCTTCATCAAGCCGGCCGTTATCGACTGGACGCAGCAGTACCCGCCAGGCCGCGACCAGCGCTTGTTCAGACACACTGACATGGTGTAG
- the zdhhc13 gene encoding putative palmitoyltransferase ZDHHC13 isoform X1, translating into MDWSEGSDNHSHMHGNCHHGHSAHSHSHGPRAAAFGGMGLPIMPTSHGQVCKNIDEALDLSLQPKKRTHLDDSSSWDIVQATQFGILDRCKELVEAGYDVRQPDKENVSLLHWAAINNRLELVKYFVSKGAIVDQLGGDLNATPLHWAIRQGHLPMVIQLIRYGADPSIADGEGYRALHLAILFQHMAIAAYLMAKGEEVDGPDCNGQTPLMLAAQKIIGPEPTNFLIKNNASVSAVDKVNRNTPLHCAVLAGNVDAAYVLLEAGASLDQENVNGHTPLDLAHQVHSPLLIHVLNQVQQERIRSSSRCSRIVSKYKVFLQFLLCTVMFGCVAAILDMNSDSWLLKAILLGCLIGAMSLAIRFASIFVTTVYHLKLQPLILPATTLMASIFWMFITWCLWFLPDGHSATVQILFTLNSTALLYYYLRACRADPGFVKATEEEKKMNVLLLAEAGCLDPSIFCTSCMMKKPVRASHCLRCDACVAKQDHHSVWTNTCIGARNHVYFVLFLLSLMLMGLWMFYGCLTYWSTHCKLHYDEQGLVGVAFAVVDCSPWLLCVFVLALYHTCWSSIILLLQLYQIAFLGLTTAERMNLLMHARMQRQSISLSQNPYNLGVFRNVVSFFQLRCCGFIKPAVIDWTQQYPPGRDQRLFRHTDMV; encoded by the exons ATGGATTGGAGCGAAGGCAGCGAT AATCACAGTCACATGCATGGCAACTGCCACCATGGACATTCAGCTCATTCACACAGTCACGGTCCCAGAGCTGCAGCGTTCGGTGGAATGGGGCTCCCGATTATGCCCACTTCTCATGGACAGGTTTGTAAAAACATAGATGAGGCGCTAGACCTCAGTCTCCAGCCGAAGAAACGAACACATCTGGATGACAGCAGCAGCTGGGACATCGTACAGGCAACACA GTTTGGTATCTTGGATCGTTGTAAAGAGCTGGTGGAAGCAGGATATGATGTCCGGCAGCCAGACAAGGAGAATGTGTCGCTGTTACACTGGGCGGCTATCAATAATCGTTTGGAGCTGGTCAA GTATTTTGTTTCCAAAGGGGCAATAGTTGACCAGCTCGGAGGAGATCTGAACGCTACACCTCTTCATTGGGCCATAAG ACAGGGCCACCTCCCCATGGTCATTCAGCTGATAAGGTATGGAGCAGATCCCTCCATCGCAGATGGAGAAGGTTATCGTGCTCTTCACCTTGCCATCCTCTTCCAGCACATGGCCATTGCAGCATATCTTATGGCCAAGGGAGAG GAAGTAGATGGACCCGACTGCAATGGACAGACACCTCTGATGTTAGCAGCCCAGAAAATAATTGG GCCAGAGCCCACTAACTTCTTAATCAAAAACAACGCTTCTGTTAGCGCTGTGGACAAAGTGAACCGGAACACTCCCCTCCACTGTGCTGTTCTGGCGGGAAACGTCGACGCTGCGTACGTCCTACTCGAGGCCGGAGCCAGCTTGGACCAAGAAAACGTTAAT GGTCACACACCACTGGACCTAGCACACCAGGTTCACAGTCCCCTGCTCATCCATGTGCTCAACCAAGTCCAACAGGAAAGGATTCGCTCCAGCTCACGCTGCTCACGAATTGTCAGCAAATACAAA GTATTTTTACAGTTCTTGCTCTGCACTGTCATGTTTGGCTgtgtcgccgccatattggatatGAATTCAGATTCTTGGTTACTCAAAGCGATCCTGCTAGGATGCTTAATTGGTGCGATGAGTTTGGCCATCAGGTTCGCATCCATTTTTGTCACGACTGTTTACCATTTGAAGTTGCAGCCG TTAATTCTACCAGCTACAACTCTCATGGCCTCTATTTTCTGGATGTTCATCACCTGGTGCCTCTGGTTCCTGCCAGAT GGACACAGTGCCACAGTTCAGATTCTTTTCACTCTCAACTCCACTGCTTTGCTCTACTACTACCTTCGTGCCTGCAGGGCCGACCCTGGCTTTGTCAAAGCAActgaggaggagaaaaaaatg AATGTGTTGTTGCTGGCCGAGGCTGGCTGTCTGGACCCCAGTATATTCTGTACTTCCTGCATG ATGAAGAAACCAGTGAGAGCGAGCCACTGCCTTCGATGCGATGCCTGCGTAGCAAAGCAGGACCACCACTCGGTCTGGACCAACACCTGCATTG gTGCAAGGAACCACGTCTACTTTGTCCTGTTTCTGCTCTCTCTCATGCTGATGGGGTTGTGGATGTTCTATGGTTGTCTTACAT ACTGGTCAACACATTGCAAGCTGCACTACGATGAGCAGGggctggtgggcgtggccttTGCCGTTGTGGACTGTTCTCCCTGGTTGCTGTGTGTCTTCGTGCTGGCCTTATATCACACCTGCTGGTCCAGCATCATACTGCTACTACAACTCTACCAG ATTGCCTTCCTGGGACTGACCACAGCTGAGAGGATGAACCTGTTGATGCATGCAAGAATGCAAAGACAAAGTATATCCTTGTCACAAAATCCATACAA TTTGGGCGTCTTTAGGAACGTGGTGTCCTTCTTCCAGCTGCGATGCTGCGGCTTCATCAAGCCGGCCGTTATCGACTGGACGCAGCAGTACCCGCCAGGCCGCGACCAGCGCTTGTTCAGACACACTGACATGGTGTAG
- the zdhhc13 gene encoding putative palmitoyltransferase ZDHHC13 isoform X2, which yields MDWSEGSDNHSHMHGNCHHGHSAHSHSHGPRAAAFGGMGLPIMPTSHGQVCKNIDEALDLSLQPKKRTHLDDSSSWDIVQATQFGILDRCKELVEAGYDVRQPDKENVSLLHWAAINNRLELVKYFVSKGAIVDQLGGDLNATPLHWAIRQGHLPMVIQLIRYGADPSIADGEGYRALHLAILFQHMAIAAYLMAKGEEVDGPDCNGQTPLMLAAQKIIGPEPTNFLIKNNASVSAVDKVNRNTPLHCAVLAGNVDAAYVLLEAGASLDQENVNGHTPLDLAHQVHSPLLIHVLNQVQQERIRSSSRCSRIVSKYKVFLQFLLCTVMFGCVAAILDMNSDSWLLKAILLGCLIGAMSLAIRNFPTAQFQLILPATTLMASIFWMFITWCLWFLPDGHSATVQILFTLNSTALLYYYLRACRADPGFVKATEEEKKMNVLLLAEAGCLDPSIFCTSCMMKKPVRASHCLRCDACVAKQDHHSVWTNTCIGARNHVYFVLFLLSLMLMGLWMFYGCLTYWSTHCKLHYDEQGLVGVAFAVVDCSPWLLCVFVLALYHTCWSSIILLLQLYQIAFLGLTTAERMNLLMHARMQRQSISLSQNPYNLGVFRNVVSFFQLRCCGFIKPAVIDWTQQYPPGRDQRLFRHTDMV from the exons ATGGATTGGAGCGAAGGCAGCGAT AATCACAGTCACATGCATGGCAACTGCCACCATGGACATTCAGCTCATTCACACAGTCACGGTCCCAGAGCTGCAGCGTTCGGTGGAATGGGGCTCCCGATTATGCCCACTTCTCATGGACAGGTTTGTAAAAACATAGATGAGGCGCTAGACCTCAGTCTCCAGCCGAAGAAACGAACACATCTGGATGACAGCAGCAGCTGGGACATCGTACAGGCAACACA GTTTGGTATCTTGGATCGTTGTAAAGAGCTGGTGGAAGCAGGATATGATGTCCGGCAGCCAGACAAGGAGAATGTGTCGCTGTTACACTGGGCGGCTATCAATAATCGTTTGGAGCTGGTCAA GTATTTTGTTTCCAAAGGGGCAATAGTTGACCAGCTCGGAGGAGATCTGAACGCTACACCTCTTCATTGGGCCATAAG ACAGGGCCACCTCCCCATGGTCATTCAGCTGATAAGGTATGGAGCAGATCCCTCCATCGCAGATGGAGAAGGTTATCGTGCTCTTCACCTTGCCATCCTCTTCCAGCACATGGCCATTGCAGCATATCTTATGGCCAAGGGAGAG GAAGTAGATGGACCCGACTGCAATGGACAGACACCTCTGATGTTAGCAGCCCAGAAAATAATTGG GCCAGAGCCCACTAACTTCTTAATCAAAAACAACGCTTCTGTTAGCGCTGTGGACAAAGTGAACCGGAACACTCCCCTCCACTGTGCTGTTCTGGCGGGAAACGTCGACGCTGCGTACGTCCTACTCGAGGCCGGAGCCAGCTTGGACCAAGAAAACGTTAAT GGTCACACACCACTGGACCTAGCACACCAGGTTCACAGTCCCCTGCTCATCCATGTGCTCAACCAAGTCCAACAGGAAAGGATTCGCTCCAGCTCACGCTGCTCACGAATTGTCAGCAAATACAAA GTATTTTTACAGTTCTTGCTCTGCACTGTCATGTTTGGCTgtgtcgccgccatattggatatGAATTCAGATTCTTGGTTACTCAAAGCGATCCTGCTAGGATGCTTAATTGGTGCGATGAGTTTGGCCATCAG GAATTTCCCCACTGCTCAATTTCAGTTAATTCTACCAGCTACAACTCTCATGGCCTCTATTTTCTGGATGTTCATCACCTGGTGCCTCTGGTTCCTGCCAGAT GGACACAGTGCCACAGTTCAGATTCTTTTCACTCTCAACTCCACTGCTTTGCTCTACTACTACCTTCGTGCCTGCAGGGCCGACCCTGGCTTTGTCAAAGCAActgaggaggagaaaaaaatg AATGTGTTGTTGCTGGCCGAGGCTGGCTGTCTGGACCCCAGTATATTCTGTACTTCCTGCATG ATGAAGAAACCAGTGAGAGCGAGCCACTGCCTTCGATGCGATGCCTGCGTAGCAAAGCAGGACCACCACTCGGTCTGGACCAACACCTGCATTG gTGCAAGGAACCACGTCTACTTTGTCCTGTTTCTGCTCTCTCTCATGCTGATGGGGTTGTGGATGTTCTATGGTTGTCTTACAT ACTGGTCAACACATTGCAAGCTGCACTACGATGAGCAGGggctggtgggcgtggccttTGCCGTTGTGGACTGTTCTCCCTGGTTGCTGTGTGTCTTCGTGCTGGCCTTATATCACACCTGCTGGTCCAGCATCATACTGCTACTACAACTCTACCAG ATTGCCTTCCTGGGACTGACCACAGCTGAGAGGATGAACCTGTTGATGCATGCAAGAATGCAAAGACAAAGTATATCCTTGTCACAAAATCCATACAA TTTGGGCGTCTTTAGGAACGTGGTGTCCTTCTTCCAGCTGCGATGCTGCGGCTTCATCAAGCCGGCCGTTATCGACTGGACGCAGCAGTACCCGCCAGGCCGCGACCAGCGCTTGTTCAGACACACTGACATGGTGTAG